The following are from one region of the Chiloscyllium punctatum isolate Juve2018m chromosome 46, sChiPun1.3, whole genome shotgun sequence genome:
- the rab3da gene encoding RAB3D, member RAS oncogene family, a isoform X1: MLQLYRTLVRPHSMASANDTKQVQKDAADQNFDYMFKLLIIGNSSVGKTSFLFRYADDSFTSAFVSTVGIDFKVKTVYRNEKRVKLQIWDTAGQERYRTITTAYYRGAMGFLLMYDIANQDSFSAVHDWATQIKTYSWDNAQVILVGNKSDLEDDRVVPAEDGRRLADELGFEFFEASAKENVNVKQVFERLVDIICVKMSESLDGDPTLMSNNKNSSLAENPPSQPSSCAC; the protein is encoded by the exons ATGGCCTCAGCGAATGATACCAAGCAAGTGCAGAAAGATGCTGCGGATCAGAATTTTGACTACATGTTCAAGTTGCTGATCATTGGCAACAGCAGTGTTGGAAAGACCTCATTTCTGTTTCGGTATGCAGATGACTCATTTACATCTGCCTTTGTCAGCACAGTCGGTATTGACTTCAAAGTGAAAACTGTCTACAGAAACGAGAAGAGGGTGAAGCTACAAATATGG GACACTGCAGGTCAAGAACGTTACCGGACCATCACCACAGCCTATTACAGGGGCGCCATGGGATTTCTGTTGATGTATGACATTGCCAACCAGGACTCCTTCAGTGCTGTGCATGATTG GGCTACCCAAATCAAAACCTACTCCTGGGACAATGCTCAGGTAATCCTAGTTGGCAATAAATCTGACCTGGAAGATGACCGTGTTGTTCCTGCAGAAGATGGAAGGCGATTGGCTGATGAATTAG GCTTTGAGTTTTTCGAAGCAAGCGCCAAAGAAAATGTTAACGTGAAGCAGGTTTTCGAACGCCTAGTCGATATCATCTGCGTGAAGATGTCTGAGAGTCTTGATGGCGATCCCACACTGATGAGCAACAACAAGAATTCATCCCTCGCTGAGAACCCCCCCTCACAACCAAGCAGCTGTGCATGCTAG
- the rab3da gene encoding RAB3D, member RAS oncogene family, a isoform X2, giving the protein MASANDTKQVQKDAADQNFDYMFKLLIIGNSSVGKTSFLFRYADDSFTSAFVSTVGIDFKVKTVYRNEKRVKLQIWDTAGQERYRTITTAYYRGAMGFLLMYDIANQDSFSAVHDWATQIKTYSWDNAQVILVGNKSDLEDDRVVPAEDGRRLADELGFEFFEASAKENVNVKQVFERLVDIICVKMSESLDGDPTLMSNNKNSSLAENPPSQPSSCAC; this is encoded by the exons ATGGCCTCAGCGAATGATACCAAGCAAGTGCAGAAAGATGCTGCGGATCAGAATTTTGACTACATGTTCAAGTTGCTGATCATTGGCAACAGCAGTGTTGGAAAGACCTCATTTCTGTTTCGGTATGCAGATGACTCATTTACATCTGCCTTTGTCAGCACAGTCGGTATTGACTTCAAAGTGAAAACTGTCTACAGAAACGAGAAGAGGGTGAAGCTACAAATATGG GACACTGCAGGTCAAGAACGTTACCGGACCATCACCACAGCCTATTACAGGGGCGCCATGGGATTTCTGTTGATGTATGACATTGCCAACCAGGACTCCTTCAGTGCTGTGCATGATTG GGCTACCCAAATCAAAACCTACTCCTGGGACAATGCTCAGGTAATCCTAGTTGGCAATAAATCTGACCTGGAAGATGACCGTGTTGTTCCTGCAGAAGATGGAAGGCGATTGGCTGATGAATTAG GCTTTGAGTTTTTCGAAGCAAGCGCCAAAGAAAATGTTAACGTGAAGCAGGTTTTCGAACGCCTAGTCGATATCATCTGCGTGAAGATGTCTGAGAGTCTTGATGGCGATCCCACACTGATGAGCAACAACAAGAATTCATCCCTCGCTGAGAACCCCCCCTCACAACCAAGCAGCTGTGCATGCTAG